The window CTCTTTATTGTATGCCCCCACCTTTCTTTCATTTCCGTACCCCAACTCCCATCCCCAAAGTTCCCATGCTTAAGCCACACTGAACTTAGTGGTCACTGAGCTTGCCTTATCTTTTTGAACCTCTGTGCCATTGACGtttttccctttgcctggaatgacCCTCTTCCTTCTGTAGGTGGTTCTTCAAGATCcaatttaaatgtcacctccttttGAAGTCTTCTTTCTTATATATCACCTCCAACCACATTGTAAGCCCTTGGAGGGAAGGAGAGTACCTGTGTCTCCCAGATTctagtatagtgcctggcacattttaGGCACTTTTGTTACTTGCCTTTGTGTTTAGTTCACTTGGCACATCTGTATAGGCCACTCCCTTTCTTGAGACCTGTCACATGCCAGGTCACATGCCAGGTGCTGGAAAGACAGTGGTGGAACAGATGCAATGCTCGCCTTAAGGAAATTGCAGGTTAGTAGGAAGTCAGTATGTGACCACTGAatgaattttgcattttctaatgaGATTATGTCTCTTGGTCTTAACCGCTAGTGTAGGGTCCTTCACACCATATTGTTGTCTTTTATCTGTCCCCAACAATATTGGCAGTGTCCCATGGATAGAGATCGTGGGTTTTATTGCTCTCTGTATTGCTATTGTGCATCCAgaaggagctcaataaataactGCAGAACAGCAGCAAAGACTAATACAGTGCTCACTGTATGCCTGGCACTATTCTAAGGGCTTTCCATAGACTGATTTGTTTAATCCTGACCACACCCCTATGAAgaggtactgttattatctctattttagaggtgaagaaaccaaggcacagcAGGAttgtcacacagctactaagtggctGAGTCAGGATTGCAACCCAGCTaggctggctccagagtctgcaCTTACAACCATCATGCTCTACTGCCTTTGCTCATCTGCAGAATGAGTTGCTggcatgtttgtttatttctcacGTCCCCTTGAACATCTAGTGTGTAAgctgctgagcctggagctacagGAAGAGCTGAGTCGCACTGGCCGATCTCGAGAGGTGCTGGAGCTGGGGCAGGTGCTGGACACAGGCAAGAGGAAAAGACATGTCCCTTACAGCGTTTCGTGAGTCCTTCTTGGTGCCCCTCCACCCTCAAACCCCCAAAGGAGCCCTGGGAGCTCGTACAATATTCAGggagtctttatttctcctcttcccaCAGAGAGACAAGGCTAGAAGAGGCCTTGGAGAATTTATGTGAGCGGATCCTGGATTACAGTGTTCATGCTGAGCGCAAGGGCTCACTGAGATATGCCAAGGTCAGACTCTTCCCCAGGGGAGGATCCTACTTCTCAGACCTGTATCCTCTGGGGCCCACCTCCCCCAGCTCTTGACTGTCCCCTCCATTGTTAAGACTCCCTCATCTCACCCTCAAGAATTCACCCAAGTCTCCAGTAGTTGACAAATCTGATATGGTGGAAATGGACAGAGGTGGGTAGTAGGCTATGCTGATCCCAAATTCCCATCTCTCAGGGGCAGAGTCAGACCATGGCAACGCTGAAAGGCCTGGTGCAGAAGGGGGTGAAGGTGGATCTGGGGATCCCTGTGGAGCTGTGGGATGAGCCCAGTGTGGAGGTCACATTCCTCAAGAAGCAGGTGAGATAGGATACTGCACTGACCAAGGAGGTGAGAAGGGAACCTGAAAGGGGTGCTAGACCCGAGGGAGGTCTGTCCCTGAGCAGGGAGAAGGGGCGAGAGTGAGGACTCTGCCATTAATTGCAGGAGCATACCAAGAAGTTATAATGGAGGCTAATAATATATACTACCACTTaccgagcacctactatgtcctAAATTCAAAGCCGCATACATTTCAGATGCTGCCTCATTTTAACCTCACAATAACCTTGTTAccatttcccattttacaagCAAGGAGCTGAGAGTCAGAGTTTATTAATAACCTACCTGGCagagtaaatgtttgttgaatgaatgaggatCACACATCTAGTAAGCCAAATTTAACCTCTGGCTACCTGCCTCTctaaggtggggtggggagacagggagTGAAGAGCAAAGAGGAGGGTTTCCAAAGTTCAGCTGAGCAGATACCCTTCTGACCCTTCTACTTGACCAGTGTGAGACGATGCTGGAGGAGTTTGAAGACGTGGTGGGAGACTGGTACTTCCACCATCAGGAGCAGCCCCTAcagcattttctctgtgaagGTCATGTGCTTCCAGCTGCTGAAACTGGTAAGTGTGTGGGCTGGCCCTTTCCTGCCAGGTGACAACATCCCCTACCCCCAGGACACATCTAAATTGTTTCCTATTACCTAACCTAGGGTGTCTACAGGAAACTTGGACTGGAAAGGAAAAGATCACCGATGGGCAAGAGAAGACTGAAGGAAAGGAGGAGCAAGaacaagaggagaaggaggaggcggaggagaaagaggaagaagagaggaccAACACACCAGGCCACTCCAAGCACGACCCAGAGGATCTTTGACCCTTGCTGTTGATCCCCAGGAAGGGCAGGGCTCACAGAGAAGAACTCTCTGAAGTCTGagttctccctgcctcccagttTTAAGGGTGATGTTGTGAGTGATCCAACCAAGAGCTTGTAGCTGTTCTTTCCCATTTGGTCTCAGGCAGGATCCTGATGGTACAGCATGGCTATGGGAAGAAAGGTGTGTACAGTAGGTGAAAGCCCAACCCCAACAGATGAGCACTCTGCTTGCTGACTAGCTCCTTAATTGTAGGTGTGTGTGGTGACAGTATTGAAGGCTTTCCCCTTTAAATATCTTTACTACTACCCCGCCCCCCGCCCACTAGAGGTCAGGATGGCATAGGAGTTGTGGGCCGTGGGAAGGTCACTTTGCCCGTTTTTTAGACCCAGAGAGTATTCTCTACGACATAAACACCGCCTGCATCCAGGTTACATACCAACAAACTGTAACCGAGGGGACACTGGACGGGATGGGGTGATGTTGGTAAATTAGGTGGAGTAGATACTTTATGTACTAAGTATTAATTTCACCGAGGGCCCACCACATAATTTCACAGGTGCCAAATTTTCTATATCGctagtaaacttaaaaaaatacacatcatCTGGGTCCAAAGTTTCAAAACAACTGCCGAGCACACAGCATACCTAGCTGGCCGATGTGGCAGCGCCCAGAGAATAGGACTGGTGGCCGCCTTCCGGTTAGAAGCGAGTAGTGCTTCGTAAAGCTGCTACCGGAGGAGGCTGGTAGGGAAAACACGGCTGAGGGCCGTATTTAGCCGCGGGTCAGTGCAACCCCGGCCTGCGCATGTCTGAGACTGCGCGGGGATTCAAATTCTGTGCGTGGTGCCACCCCTGCCGCAAAAATTGGATTTACGGCAGCTCGCACAGGACAAAATCCTTCCCGCCTCTCCGACTTCTGTTCTTTCCTCGGAACGAGACAAGGCCCAAGAGGGACGATAAAATTAGGTCTAAGGTAGGGTGGCTTAGCTTAGAGCgagggaaataaaaagtacatcCTCTGGAGGCTGATGAGTGCACCTACCACGCCAAAGGAGCGGGTCGGGGGCCGAAAACGCTGAAGTACAGATGGATTAACGCGGAAGAAAGGGTTGGGCGGTACCATCTTCGGAAGGGTAGAGGGAGATACCACCTTAAAGGTGCAAGGGGTTGGCAAAGAACTGAGATTAGGAGGTGCCACTTGGCCGAGGCCGGGGGCATGTGGGAACCCGAAGGTACTGGACAGTCGCCCACAGCCCGACGTCTTTCTCCGGCCATGAGCAGTCTACTGCGGACCGAGCCGCTGCGCGGGGAGCTCCCTCTGCGAGTGTCCGGCGACCCCTACTCTGTGGTGGTTCTGCTGCAGGGCTACGCGGAGCCGGAGGGGGTCGGCGACGCGGTGCACGCCGACGGTTCTGTGACCCTTATCCTACCCGGGACCTGGGGCTCGGACTCCAGCCATCGAGAGGC is drawn from Rhinolophus ferrumequinum isolate MPI-CBG mRhiFer1 chromosome 7, mRhiFer1_v1.p, whole genome shotgun sequence and contains these coding sequences:
- the CNPY4 gene encoding protein canopy homolog 4 isoform X1, with protein sequence MPLDLNLESLQERGVTLIPCGHLCSTPAETLPNYRSHVLLRGFRVCKLLSLELQEELSRTGRSREVLELGQVLDTGKRKRHVPYSVSETRLEEALENLCERILDYSVHAERKGSLRYAKGQSQTMATLKGLVQKGVKVDLGIPVELWDEPSVEVTFLKKQCETMLEEFEDVVGDWYFHHQEQPLQHFLCEGHVLPAAETGCLQETWTGKEKITDGQEKTEGKEEQEQEEKEEAEEKEEEERTNTPGHSKHDPEDL
- the CNPY4 gene encoding protein canopy homolog 4 isoform X2, which codes for MGPVRLGMLLFILAVYGAWAGTPKEEDDDTERLPSKCEVCKLLSLELQEELSRTGRSREVLELGQVLDTGKRKRHVPYSVSETRLEEALENLCERILDYSVHAERKGSLRYAKGQSQTMATLKGLVQKGVKVDLGIPVELWDEPSVEVTFLKKQCETMLEEFEDVVGDWYFHHQEQPLQHFLCEGHVLPAAETGCLQETWTGKEKITDGQEKTEGKEEQEQEEKEEAEEKEEEERTNTPGHSKHDPEDL